The proteins below come from a single Oncorhynchus kisutch isolate 150728-3 unplaced genomic scaffold, Okis_V2 scaffold1436, whole genome shotgun sequence genomic window:
- the LOC116366319 gene encoding uncharacterized protein LOC116366319, translating to MFLILETTVLDEVQLDVPLDDVPDVPQLPVLLDVQNAAIILEDVPDVQTILENNAGPVVKAWRTFQFISPIITYMRGGSQQVVVRMHHVSRVRGLETQLVWAISKETARLSPEGIPYCATKVQSITWIQCVAGRVTHYASHLRHEISVDVTLGCYQPLPYHQESGGHRPEARLPAPGLHYPAWFHPEQEPSVCGGKGPPGRPCSGQPHGRGKFIRTYNDFVDYLSDPSKRNDIDRELAEAKIHHVNMIDVLFELVLFGMMTAQKSLMVHPGGFVERLYALLYSFLPTAANMEPEADRYLLLLNDYCDTLPPNRDLDTNALHYFALNLTF from the exons ATGTTCCTCATTTTAGAAACAACTGTCCTGGATGAGGTCCAGTTGGATGTGCCATTGGATGATGTGCCAGATGTTCCACAGCTGCCAGTCCTCCTTGATGTCCAGAATGCTGCTATCATCCTTGAGGATGTGCCAGATGTGCAGACTATCCTTGAG AACAATGCCGGTCCGGTGGTTAAAGCTTGGAGAACTTTCCAGTTCATCAGCCCCATCATCACCTACATGCGTGGGGGATCCCAG caggtggtggtgaggATGCACCACGTGAGTAGGGTGAGAGGCCTGGAGACTCAACTGGTGTGGGCCATCTCCAAGGAGACAGCCAGGCTTAGTCCAGAGGGCATCCCCTACTGTGCCACCAAAGTGCAGTCCATCACTTGGATCCAG TGTGTGGCTGGCAGGGTGACCCACTATGCGTCTCACCTCCGCCATGAGATATCTGTGGACGTGACGCTTGGCTGCTACCAG CCTCTACCTTACCACCAAGAGAGTGGAGGACATCGCCCTGAGGCTCGTCTCCCTGCGCCAGGCCTTCACT aCCCTGCTTGGTTCCACCCTGAGCAGGAACCATCTGTTTGTGGCGGGAAAGGTCCTCCTGGGCGGCCTTGTTCAGGCCAACCACATG GACGAGGCAAATTCATCCGTACCTATAACGACTTTGTGGACTACCTGAGTGACCCCTCCAAGCGGAATGACATTGATAGGGAGCTGGCTGAGGCAAAG ATCCATCATGTGAACATGATAGATGTCCTCTTTGAGCTGGTGCTGTTTGGGATGATGACAGCTCAGAAGTCCCTGATGGTG caccctggtgggttcgtggagcgtctgtacgctctcctgtactccttcctgCCCACTGCTGCCAACATGGAGCCAGAGGCTGATAGATACCTGCTGCTGCTCAAT GATTATTGTGACACTTTGCCACCCAACAGGGATCTAGACACCAATGCACTACATTACTTTGCACTGAAtttgacattttaa